From the genome of Nakamurella flavida:
CTCTCATCCGTACCCGGTGCACCGCGGTGGCCGGAACGGCCCTCGTCCTGGCCGGGCTGCTCGTCCCGGTCGGGCCCGCCGCCGCCGCCCCGGGCGATCTCGTACCGATCGCCGACATCCAGGGCGAGGGTGACGCGTCGCCCCTGGTCGGGCAGAGCGTGAGCACGGCCGGGGTGGTCACCGCGGCCTTCCCCACCGGTGGGCTCGGCGGGTTCGCCCTGCAGACCCCCGGGACCGGCGGACCGCTCCCGCTCGATCCGCCCGCCGCGTCCGTGGCGATCTGGGTGTACGCCCCCGCCCTGGCCGCCACCGTGGCCGTCGGAGACCACGTCACCGTCACCGGTGAGGTGGTCGAGTTCAACGGGCTCACCGAGATCGAGGCGGACGTCGTCGAGGTGCTCGCCGACCCCGCCGCTCCGGTGACCGCCACCGAACTGCCCGGCTGGCCGACCACCGACGCCGAGCGCGAGGCGCTGGAGTCCGTCCTCGTCCGGCCGACCGGTGAGTTCACCGTGACCAACACGTACTCCACCAACCAGTACGGCGAGGTCGGTCTGGCCGCCGGCGGGGTGCCGCTGGTCCAGCCCACCGAGGTCGCCGTGCCCGGATCGGCGGAGGCGCTCGCCGTCGCCGCCGACAACGCCGAACGGGCGGTCACCCTGGACGACGGGTCGTCGATCGACTTCCTCCGGCCGGCGAACAGCGCGCTGACCCCGCCGTACGTCTCGCTCACCGCCCCCGTCCGGGTCGGAGCCCCGGTGACCTTTACCGGCGACGTCATCGTCGATCGCCGCAACAATGCCTGGAAGTTCCAGCCCACCGCCCCCGTGGTGGCCGGCGACCCGGCCGTCCCGGTCGAGTTCGCCGACACCCGCACCGCTGCACCGGATGTCGAGGATCTCGGCGACGGGGGTCTGCGGGTCGCGTCGTTCAACGTGCTGAACTACTTCACCACCCTGGGCACCGACACGGCCACCTGCGAGCCGTACACCGACCGGGCCGGCGACGGCGTCACCGTGCGGGACGACTGCGCCCAGCGCGGCGCCTGGGACGCCGCCGACCTGCAGCGTCAGCAGGACAAGATCGTCGCCGCGATCAGCGCGCTGGACGCCGACGTCGTCGGCCTGATGGAGATCGAGAACTCCGCCGCGCTGGGGGAGACCCCGGACGAGGCGCTGCAGACCCTGGTCGGCGCGCTGAACGCGCGGGACGGCGCCGGCACCTGGGCGGCCAACCCGTCGTCGGCGGAACTGCCGCCGGCGGACCGGATGGACGTCATCACCAACGCGATCATCTACAAGCCCGCCATGGTCACCCGCACCGGTGAGGCACGGGCCCTGGGGACGCAGAGCGACGACGGGCAGGCCTTCGCCAACGCCCGCGAGCCGCTCGGTCAGGTCTTCACGCCGACCTACGACGGCGAGCCGTTCCTGTTCGTGGTCAACCACTTCAAGTCCAAGAGCGCGACCGGGGCGACCGGCGACGACGTGGACACCGGCAACGGCGCCGGTGCCTACAACGGGGCCCGGACCCGCCAGGCGCAGGCCCTGGCGGACTGGCTGCCGACGGTCGACACCACCGAGGCCGGCGACCCGCTGGCCACCGTGCTCGTCGGCGATTTCAACTCCTACGGCCAGGAGGATCCCATCCGCCTCCTCGCCGACGCCGGCTACGCCGATGTGGAGCCCGAGCTCGACGTGGAGACCTCGTCCTACTCGTTCTCCGGGCTGTCCGGCTCGCTGGACCACATCCTGGTCGACCGGGCCACGCTGGACCGGGCCACCGGCGCCGACATCTGGAACATCAACTCCGGTGAGTCCGTCGCGTTGGAGTACAGCCGGTACAACACCCACGGCACGCTCTTCTACGCCCCTGACCCCTACCGGTCGTCCGACCACGACCCGGTCGTCCTCGCCCTGGACGCCGGCGCCGAGCCGGCTCCCGCGGTGACCGTCGACCTGGCCGCCTCCGCCGCCGGGCAGGTGTGGGGTGCAGCGCCGGTGACCTTGACCGCGACGGTCACCGGGACGGGGGCCACCACCGTCGAGTTCGCCTCCGGGGACACGGTTCTCGGTTCGGCCGCGGTGACCGGCGGCGTGGCGCAGCTGACGCTGCCGATCACCCTGGCCCCGGGGGACTACCCCGTCCGGGCCCGTGTGGTCGGGGCGGACGCGGCCGTGCTCGCCGTGTCCGCGGAGGCCACCGTGACGGTGACGGCCTCGGCCACCACGCTGGTGCTCGTCCCGGTCCGCATCGGCGTGGTGGAGGTCGTGCTGGCCGTGGTCACCGCGGATGCGGGCGGACTCACCCCCCGCGGCACGGTCACCCTGGAGAACGGCCAGCAGGCCGGGACCACCCGGATCCTGCGCGGCGGCGTGGCCCTGTTCGTCCCGCGGGTGGACGGCCTCTACGCGGCCCGGTACGTCCCGCAGGCGGACACCTTCCACCTGCCGGCCGAGAGCCTGAACACGGTGACCGTCGAACGCTGGTGACCCGCGTCCCGGTCCCGGTGGTCGATCAGCGTGCCGGCCACACCGGACCGGGACCGGTCGGGTGCGTGGCTCGGTGACGCCGGACCAGGTCGGCGTAGTGGTGGAACGACGCCCGGGGCCGACGCGACAGATCCGCCCGGTCCACGGCCACCAGGCCGTACCGGGCGGTGTGCCCGTCGGCGAACTCCCACCCGTCCAGCAGGGACCGGTGGAAGTAGCCCCGCACGTCCGCGCCCGCCGCGCGCGCGGCCACCACCGCGGCCAGGTGATCGTCCAGGAAGGCGATGCGCGCCCGGTCGTCCCGCTGACCGCCGGCCGGATCCGGCCGGTCGTCGAACGCGGCGCCGTTCCCGGTGACGACCAGCGGCGGGAGAGCGGGGTACCGCGCGGTCAGGTCGGTCAGCACGGTGGTCAGCCCGGCCGCGTCGACCGGGTGGCCGTTGTCCGTGTGCGCGGCGTCGGCGGGATGGTCCAGGGAGAAGGGCACGGAGCGGTTCTCGGGGACCGCGGTCACCGTGGTGGGGGAGTAGTAGCCGACGCCGTAGAAGTCCAGCGGAGCGGCCAGGACGGCGAGATCGCCGTCCTGGACGACGCTCTCGTCCACACCGGGCGCCCGGAGCAGCGCGCCCGGGTACCGGCCCAGGAACAGCGGATCGGTGAACTGCCGGTTGTGGTAGCCGTCGTACCACCGCGCCGCGCCGCGGTCGGCGACGGCGCCGGTGGCCGGGGCGACCGCCGTGTGGTGGTTGGCGATCCCCACCGGGGCCCCGCTCCCCGCCCGCAGGGCGGCCACCGCGAGACCGTGCCCCAGCAACTGGTGGTGGGTGGTGGCGAAGGCCGAGCCGAGCAGGGTCAGCCCCGGGGCGTCGATCCCCACCGCGTAGCCGTACGCGGTGTGCAGCACGGCCTCGTCATGGGTGATCCACGCGGCCACCCGGTCGCCGAACCGCTCGGCGGCCAGTGCCGCGTACTCGGCGAACGCCGAGGCCGTGTCGCGGGCCAGCCAGCCGCCCTCCTGCATGAGCTCCAGGGGCAGGTCCCAGTGCAGCAGCGTCACCCACGGGGCGATCCCGGCGGCGAGCAGGGAGTCCAGCATGCGGTCGTAGTACTCGACGCCGGCCGCGGCGGCCGACCCGCGCCCGCCGGGCTGCAGCCGCGACCACGACAGCGACATCCGGAAGGCCGGCACCCCCAGCCCCGTCAGCAGGGCGAGATCACCGGGCCAGTGGTCGGCCAGCGCTGCGCCCACGGCGGGGGTGCTGCCGTCGGCGATGCGCCCCGGCGCCAGCGCCACCACGTCCCACACCGACGGGGTCCGGCCGCCGGCGGTGTCGTCCCCCTCCACCGACGCGGCGGTGCTGGTCACCCCGAGCACGAAGCCCGGTGGCAGGCCCGCGCCGGGTGGCGCACCCGGGGGGAGCGGTCGCGTGTGTCCGATCGTCATTCCCCGATCCTGACAGCGGAATCATGCATCCGCCGCCGACCACGGGCCGGTAGTGGTGTGGCCGAGCAGAGGGCGTCGAGAAGACCGGCGCCGCACCGCCGCATGTCGAGAACGAGGTACCCCCCACATGACGCAGACGTCACGGTCCGGATCGCCCGCCCGCCCCGGCGCCCGGGGCAAGCGCTTCCTGCTGCTGTACGTCGCGATCGCCTTCGTCGCAGTGATCATCGCCGTCATCCTCGTCCTCGTCCTCAGCGGCGGGGAGCAGACCGGGGACGGCACCGGCCGCGACCAGATCACCACCACCGGGCAGAGCGACGTGGTCACCGCGCCGGGCCGTTCCGACCGGTAGCACCGCCGGGCCTCGGCGCGACCGTCGAGTGCGTCGGCCATACTCGTCCTTCTCTGGTTCAGCAGGGCAGCCAGGAAGTCTTATTTCTCGAGGGAGACTTCCATGGCACCCCTGAGCGCCCCCACCCTGATCCGACCCGAGACGCCCGTCCCTGTGCCGAGCATGCTCGACGGGCGGTCGGACCCCACCCCGTCGGCATCCGCAGCAGCACGGTTCGCCGCTGCCGCACAGTTCGCCGCCGCGCAGTTCACCGATGCGCAGAGCGCTGCACACGGTGCTGGAGGCGAGGAGTCGGCCGACGAGGCCCCCCTGGACCGCGTGGGGACCGCACCCCGATCCGCGGGGTCGGCCGGTGCCCCAAGGCCGCCGTCCACCATCGCGGCGGCGCCCTCGCCCGAGCGGGCCCGCCGGATGATGCAGCTGCTCGCCGACATCACCGAGTCGACCGACGCCGGGGAGCAGGCCCGTCGCCGGGCGGTCGTCGTC
Proteins encoded in this window:
- a CDS encoding ExeM/NucH family extracellular endonuclease encodes the protein MALIRTRCTAVAGTALVLAGLLVPVGPAAAAPGDLVPIADIQGEGDASPLVGQSVSTAGVVTAAFPTGGLGGFALQTPGTGGPLPLDPPAASVAIWVYAPALAATVAVGDHVTVTGEVVEFNGLTEIEADVVEVLADPAAPVTATELPGWPTTDAEREALESVLVRPTGEFTVTNTYSTNQYGEVGLAAGGVPLVQPTEVAVPGSAEALAVAADNAERAVTLDDGSSIDFLRPANSALTPPYVSLTAPVRVGAPVTFTGDVIVDRRNNAWKFQPTAPVVAGDPAVPVEFADTRTAAPDVEDLGDGGLRVASFNVLNYFTTLGTDTATCEPYTDRAGDGVTVRDDCAQRGAWDAADLQRQQDKIVAAISALDADVVGLMEIENSAALGETPDEALQTLVGALNARDGAGTWAANPSSAELPPADRMDVITNAIIYKPAMVTRTGEARALGTQSDDGQAFANAREPLGQVFTPTYDGEPFLFVVNHFKSKSATGATGDDVDTGNGAGAYNGARTRQAQALADWLPTVDTTEAGDPLATVLVGDFNSYGQEDPIRLLADAGYADVEPELDVETSSYSFSGLSGSLDHILVDRATLDRATGADIWNINSGESVALEYSRYNTHGTLFYAPDPYRSSDHDPVVLALDAGAEPAPAVTVDLAASAAGQVWGAAPVTLTATVTGTGATTVEFASGDTVLGSAAVTGGVAQLTLPITLAPGDYPVRARVVGADAAVLAVSAEATVTVTASATTLVLVPVRIGVVEVVLAVVTADAGGLTPRGTVTLENGQQAGTTRILRGGVALFVPRVDGLYAARYVPQADTFHLPAESLNTVTVERW
- a CDS encoding glycoside hydrolase family 1 protein, translated to MTIGHTRPLPPGAPPGAGLPPGFVLGVTSTAASVEGDDTAGGRTPSVWDVVALAPGRIADGSTPAVGAALADHWPGDLALLTGLGVPAFRMSLSWSRLQPGGRGSAAAAGVEYYDRMLDSLLAAGIAPWVTLLHWDLPLELMQEGGWLARDTASAFAEYAALAAERFGDRVAAWITHDEAVLHTAYGYAVGIDAPGLTLLGSAFATTHHQLLGHGLAVAALRAGSGAPVGIANHHTAVAPATGAVADRGAARWYDGYHNRQFTDPLFLGRYPGALLRAPGVDESVVQDGDLAVLAAPLDFYGVGYYSPTTVTAVPENRSVPFSLDHPADAAHTDNGHPVDAAGLTTVLTDLTARYPALPPLVVTGNGAAFDDRPDPAGGQRDDRARIAFLDDHLAAVVAARAAGADVRGYFHRSLLDGWEFADGHTARYGLVAVDRADLSRRPRASFHHYADLVRRHRATHPTGPGPVWPAR